Genomic DNA from Streptomyces sp. NBC_01571:
GGGCGCAGGGAGACCTGGGAGTTGGTACGCGAGCTCCGCGACACCGGCACGACCGTGCTGCTGACCACGCACTACCTGGAGGAGGCGGAGCAGCTGGCCGACCGGCTCGCGGTCCTCCACGAAGGGCGCATCGCGGCCTCCGGCACCCCCGCCGAGGTGACCGCGTCCCAGCCGTCCCGGATCTCCTTCGAACTGCCGGCCGGCTACTTCCTCGGGGACCTGCCGCCGCTCGGCACGCTCGGCGTGACCGACCACGAGACGGCGGGCCGCACCGTCAGGCTGCGTACCGACGAACTCCAGCGGACCGCGACCCGACTCCTGCGGTGGGCCCAGGACGAACAGGTCGAACTGCGGGGACTCGACGTCCGGTCGGCCTCGCTGGAGGAGGCGTTCCTGCGGATCGCGCGGGACGCGTCCGGGGCCGACGGAGTCTCCGGTACCGGGTCCCGGGCCGAGGCCGGCTCCGATGACCGTGACACAGGGGCGACGACGGAGAAGGAGGCCGTGGCATGAGCGCGGCGACCATGACCGACCCCCGTACGGGGACCACCACGACGGCGGGGCGGATGGCGGCGCTCGCACGCGCCGAGCTGACCCTGCTGGGACGAACGAAGGCGACGCTCGCCGCTGCCGTGATCGTGCCGCTGGCCCTGCCGTTCAGCCTGCGCTCGACCGTCGACCAGATGGACCTGAAGGGCACCGGACTCTCGGTGGGCTCGGTCGTCCTGCCGTCCTCCGTCGGTTTCTCCCTCCTCTTCGCGGTCTACAGCTCGCTGGTGAGCGTGTACGCGGCCCGCCACAAGGAGCTCGTCCTCAAGCGGCTGCGCACCGGGGAACTGCGGGACACGGAGATCCTCGCGGGCGCTGCCC
This window encodes:
- a CDS encoding ABC transporter ATP-binding protein, which gives rise to MNTNEHDDVIEVTDLRRVYGADFEAVRGVTFSVGRGELFALLGTNGAGKTSTVELLEGLAPPAGGRVRVLGHDPYEQRAAVRPRIGVMLQEGGFPSELTVAETVRMWAGCTSGARPTARALDLVGLTRRSRVRVKQLSGGEKRRLDLALALLGRPEVLFLDEPTTGLDAEGRRETWELVRELRDTGTTVLLTTHYLEEAEQLADRLAVLHEGRIAASGTPAEVTASQPSRISFELPAGYFLGDLPPLGTLGVTDHETAGRTVRLRTDELQRTATRLLRWAQDEQVELRGLDVRSASLEEAFLRIARDASGADGVSGTGSRAEAGSDDRDTGATTEKEAVA